The window ACTCGCCTGGGCAATGCTCGCATGGGCGGCGTATCGCGATACCAAATCAGTTTGATTACAGATAAAAGGAAACACATCATGCGCGCCATCATCGTTTTATCAGTACTCACTTTGCTCAGTGCATGTGGCAAAAAACCAGAGCCAGCGATCTCCTCAGAGCCGCCACTATTCAAAATCGCCGAGCCACAGCGCGAGCAATTACAAAAGGCTAAAGAGGTAGAGCAGACGCTACAAAAAGCAGCCGATGCACAACGTCAGGTGATTGATGGCGTGAGCGCTAGTCAGCTTGAGAAGTGATTCTGCTAAATGCTTAGAATCACTTAAAAAGTGTACGAATGTAGGTACGATTGGCGCAGCGTAATCGTACCGATTGATTTTGTTTGATAGCGTGCGTTAGTTAGTAACGATAGGTTTGTGAGTAATTGAGCAGCGATTGTTTGTTGGCTAAATTGTGATTATGTGAAACGCTGACATGGGAAAATTTATGCGATGTCAATCGAGCTTGGGCAGGTTTGAACATTCAATTAATCATCAACAAAGCCGTCAGAAATAATGTTGCTATCTAAGATGCGTTTCAGATATTCATAAGTATCGGCGCAAATTTCAATTTTTTGACGATGACGACTACCTTCCGAACAAATAAATATAGTACAAATCTGTTTCGTGCCATTACTTGTCAGCGAATTTAAAAAAACTATATGTATTTTGTTAGATCCAAATGGCCGAGCGGCTAACCCTTTTGCAAATTCTTGAGCTTCATTAGATTTCAAGCATACCAAGTGGATTTTTGGTTTTTGATTTGGAAAAAATGATGATTCAATTGATATAGTTGTAGTGTCGGTTGACAAGTTTAGAATACGAATTAGATTTTTAGTGCCCATGATATTTAGTGTGAATGTAGATACGATTAGTTCGCCCAAATAAACCGAACAATAGCCATCGACAGCGCAAAACAGACCCCATACGAAAAGCTGTTGAGTTGAATAAGTTCTTGATTATGACTCCGACGCCAGTTGCCAATCAAGGACATCAAAATTCCTGACGCGATTGGGGTAAGTATAAGATTGACGATACGAAGCCAGTGCTCAGAAATGAAAAGTGTAGGCAAAAACCACAAGCTTATTACTCCTGCGACAGCACCTAAAATTAAATAGATGATGGTAGTAAGCAGAGGGCGTATTGGCTGAAATCGAGGAAAAGTTTTTTTGATGCTATGGCCAATCAGTTCAAAGATCAATTCACCAATCGCCTGAAGTATTAGTTCTCCGAAAAATTGAATCATCCATATGGAGATTTGAACGATGATCTCTGTTATTAATTCCATGAGTGGGCTGATGAGGAGAACTAAGAGAAGCAAATCGTACTATTTCATGTTGTTTAACTCTAGCATTATTTGGTAAGACTAAGGCTATTAACACTTCTACGATTACGCTCCGCTAATCGTCTACGCGACCGACGCCATCAATCAGCTGCACTACTTCTCATTCACCTTCACCACAGTCACCGTGCAATGCGATTCGGCGACTACTTGTGTGGATACGCTGCCCAGATAGCGTTTGATGGCGGAACTTCCTCTTGATCCTATGATGATGTGGTCGACGTCGTTGTTGTTGGCGTAGTCGAGGATGGCAGTTGCGGGATCGTGCGCTTCTAGTACGTGGAAAGTGATTTTGTCTGGGGTGATGTTGAGTGGTCTTGCCCAGTGTTTTAGGTCGACTAATTGTTTGACGTGGATATTTTGGCCTTGCTGGATCAGGCTGTCGTCCATGCCGATGCGGTTGACTTTGCGCACGGTGACGCAGGCGAGTCGTGCGCCTTGTTTGGTTTGCAGTGTGCGTTCGGTGATGTTGCGCAGGCTGTCGGCTAATTGTGTTGAGGCGTTGGTGGGATTACTCAAGTCCAGTGCGACCATGATGATAGGTGCTTGCGATAATTGCTCGGTGACGCTGTGCGGTAATGCAGGCTCTGAGCCTGCGGCCTGGAAGCGTCGTTTGAGTACCGATAAATAGCCGTCTTGCCCGGTTTTTGCTGCTCTGTCTGTGAGTGTTAATTGGTCTGGATATTGCAGTGACAAAGCGAGCTGGGCGGCGGTGTCAAACCGGGCTGCGGGATTGACTTCCAGGCAGCGCAAAATAATTTCTTGTAGCCAGTCGGGGATGTTGGGATTGTGGCTGCGTGGTGGAATCGGGTCGCGGTATAAACGTTTTTTCAAACCATTGACGGTGGTCGGATATCCATACGGACGTTGACCAGTCGCCAGGTGATACAGCAAAACACCTAAGGCGAATAAATCGCTGCGGGGTTCGTTACGCACACCGAGCACTTGCTCTGGCGAGATGTAGGGACCGGTGCCGAGTGGCAGTCGAAATTCTTCATCCAGCAAGTCGGGCAGTTTGTCATGTCGCGATAAACCAAAATCAATCAGCACGGCGGAACCATCTGCGCGGAACATAATATTGCTGGGTTTGATATCGAGATGGATCACGCCCTGACGATGTAAATCTTGCAGCGCATGCGCGATCTTGATGCCGATATCGACCACCTCGGCCACGGGCGGCGGGGCCTGATCAAAGCGGCTGCGCAGTGATTCGCCAGCGATGTGTTCCATGACGATATACGGTTGCGCATCAAAATCACCGGAGCCGAAATATCGCGGTACATGCTTGCCCTTGAGTTTGGGCATGATCATTTGTTCGACCTCAAACGCGACGATGGCAGTGGGGTCTTCGCTGGAAAAAAGCAGCGGTACTTTCATGATCAGTGCAGGCTGGGTTGTATCTTGCTCGTCAATATCGCCCGGTCCGCTTAGTTCCGGCGGGTGGCGTTGTTGCAGATCGCTGATACGCCATAAGGCTGCCATGCCGCCAGTGTGTAATTTTTCTTCCAGAAGGTAGCCATTGACTTGCATGCCCGTGTGCAGAACGCGGTGATGTAAGGGCGAACTTGAAGCCAGCTTGGCGTGTTCAACTGGACCGTTGTCGCTCTTCGGTGGTGACGGTGCTGAAGGTGCTGGCGGTGCTGGCGGAGCTGGCAATTTTTTACCCGTTTCTGTTTGGCTTGATTGGCTGGACTTGTGATCTTTGCTGAATTTAGTTGCCGCTCACCAGGCGCTGTGCCAGAACTGCAGGCAAACCGGCGGCGATCACTTTGAGCGCAGTTGTTTCGTGATCGTACGGGATGCGGTAGTAGGTCAGCTCTAGTGTTTCTGTATCAAAAGTGGCGTAACACGCAGCCGGATTGCCGTCTCGCGGTTGCCCGACTGCGCCGGGTATCACCAGCCAGCGGCGTTGTTTGTTGAGTGGAATACTGTGTTCTGGCGCAGGTAAAAATTCGCCGGTTTTGCCTGCCAGAGTCATGTGGTACAGCCGTGGTAAATGGACGTGGCCGCAAAACGTGATGTGCGCTTTGGTCGCGTACATGCTGCGCATGGCCTCCATCACACCATCGACATATTCCCAATGTTCGGGCGCCCAGGCGTTGGCATGGACCAGCAGAATGTCGGGCAGCTCTATGCGGTAAGGTAAATCACGAATAAAGCCGATCTGCGCTTCGTTCAGTTGTGAGCGGGTCCACTCTACGACTTGTCGTGCGGTGGGGTTCATGCCTTGTCTGTCCTCTTGCAGCAGGCCTATGTCATGGTTGCCCATGAGTACATGCGCACCGCGCTGGGCATACTCCATTACCGTACTCATCACCCAAGCGGGATCAGCGCCATAGCCAATTAGATCGCCCAAAAATGCATATTGATCGACCTTTTGCTGCTGCGCATGAGCCAGGACAGCTTCCAGTGCTTCGCGATTGGCATGTACATCGGTGAGAACGGCGAGCAGCATGATAGGGATCTTGGTTTGGAGTAACGACTTTGGTGGATGATGAATTGTTCGTGAAGCTGCAAAGACAATCGACAATCAGTTTGCTTATTTTTTGAATGAGTAAGCAGGGCTGATTTTAGTTCATTATGCTAACGCTGGCCTTACATTCATCGGGGCACGCAAAAAACCAACAAAACAGTTTGTTGCCGAGACTAAGAGAACGCCAAGAGTTCTTTACTTCGCTTGCTTTTGGATGTCATCTCGGCCAACACCACGCCGGAATGACGTCCCGTATCTTTTGAGCATCATGTGATGAGCATCAATGAGATGAACATTAATATTCAATCTGAATATGGTCGCTAAATACTATTACTCATGGGTAGTATATTTAGTTGTCCATATATTTACTGCCTTACAGGCCATTTTTATAAGAAATTATGGGGAGTATATTGATTTCCTTAGTTTTATGCCGTTGCCGCGGCATATTCTTGATAGCCGTTGGCGCGTAGTGCGCAGGCCGGGCAAGTGCCGCAGCCGTGACCCCATGCATGCAATTGTCCGCGCTCGCCGAGGTAGCAGGTGTGGGTGTCTGCGCGGATCAGATTGACCAGATCTGTGCCGCCCAATTGTTCTGCTAATTGCCAGGTCTGGGCTTTGTTGATCCACATCAGCGGAGTTTCTAATTTGAGCCGGGTTGCCATGCCGAGGTTGAGTGCGACTTGCAAGGCTTTCATACTGTCGTCGCGGCAATCAGGGTAGCCGGAGAAGTCAGTCTCGCACATCCCGCCGACCAGCACGTTGGCACCGCGCCGGTACGCCAGTGTTGCGGCGACCATCATAAACATCAGATTGCGGCCTGGGACAAAGGTGTTGGGCAGGCCGTTCTCTTGCATGACGATTTCTATATCTTCCGTCATCGCGGTGTGGGATAGCTGCGAGATCAGCGACAGGTCGATCATATGATCTTCGCCCAGCTTGCTGTCCCAGTCGGCCGACAAGCCGCGCATCTTTTCTAGCAAAATCGGGCGTTGCCCCAACTCGATCGCGTGGCGCTGGCCGTAATCAAAGCCGATGGTTTCTACTCGCTGATAGCGTGACAAAGCCCATGCCAGGCAGGTGGTGGAATCTTGGCCGCCGCTGAACAGAACCAGTGCGCTATCGTTTAAAGAGTTCATATAGATTTATTGTGTTTATATACTAGATGGGAGTAGGCTTTTTTGGTACTTAATTGTCCAGATAATATATGGACAATCCAGTGATCAGGCTAGATACTCCCCTTATTTTTAAAATCAACGGAGTTGCGGCGCAACGCCTGCAAACGCCCGCACAGCATTTTATCAAGATCAGGTGAGATTGCTGGCAGTCAATGAAATATTGTAAGAGAATGGGATACTTTTGATCAAAATAGCTGTCTATTTACATCAACACCTACCCTGATTTTTTCTAAAAAGACTGCATGAGCTTCACCAAAAAATTTCTCTCTTCTTCTATCTTGTCCGTGATTGATCAGGGCATGCTCAGTGCGCTGAATTTTGCGATTGGCATGCTATTGATACGTCTGGCGACCAAAGAGGATTACGGTTTATACGGCCAATTGTACGCTGGTGGTTTGCTGGCCGGCCTGGTAGTGGATTCCTGGATTGCCGGTCCTTTGACGACGGTTGCCAGTGCAGTGCAAGAGAGCACCAGAAAAGCCTTGTTACGTCACTACTGGATACGCCAGATCTGGAGCACGCTGTTGATGGGAGGACTGGCATTTGTGATTGTCGCCTTTATCCCCGCAGCGACGCACAACAGTCAGCCTGGCTATTTACTGGCGATTGCTTTTGCGGCGTATGTGATTGGTAATGGCGTGCGTGAATACGGTCGTACTGTTGGTTTTATTCAATCGGACATTTTTGCCGTACTGCGTCAGGATATTGTTTATGTGACTTTGGTCGCACTGAGTTTGCTAGCGCTGTATTTGACAGATCATCTTGGTCTGGAATGGATTTTTACTTGTCTGGCGAGCTCCTCAATCATCTGTTCATTACTCGGCATCGGACGTTTAAAAGCCAATACTAGTGACCACAGCGACCATCAAAATCAGACCTTAAGTGATACCGCAAATGAGACACTGAGTGGCGCAAAAATTTCCCAAGTCCAGGAAGATTTGCAGCAAGTAATTGTCGATCATCAGGACACCATTAGCGGGCATGGCCGCTGGGCGATTTTAGGTGTGCTGGTCGGCTGGCTATCTAACTACAGCTATGTATATTTGTCCGGCGCGTGGTTAGGCGTGGCGGCGATTGCGGATCTAAATGCCTCACGTACTTTATTAATGCCCATACCGCTGGCAGTGGCAGCATGGTCGCGGATCGCGCGGCCAGAAGCTAGCCGCCTGATGGCGGAGCAAAACTGGACTGGTCTGCGCAAGCTAACCTTGTTTTCCATCGCCGGGATTGAGCTGGTGGTACTGGCATACGTTGGCGTAATGCTGCTGATGTTGCCCTGGCTAGAGGCGCATGTGATCGGTTCCAAATACAGCGGGCTTGATCCCCTGGTGATGCTGTGGGGCGCCTACTTTGCGATCAACGCCGCACGTTGGGTCGGTACCTCTTGGCTAAGCAGCGGCGGCGCTTTTCGTTCCCTGTTTTATCTGGGGAGCGTGACTTTGGTACTGGTATTGGGCATCACCTCATGGACCATACCGCACCTCGGCACGTCGGGCGCGATTACCGCGTTGATCGCGGTAGAAGTGTTTGAACTCTTCGTAGTGTGGAAATATATTCTGCCGGGTTTGCAGAAGAACGCGTGATCGTGGTTTGACCAATAGTTTTCTTATGGGAAGCGCTTAGCCAGATGCTGCGCCAGCATGGTCGCTAGGTAAGTTTGCGACCACATTGGTGTGAAGGTATGGTCAACACCCTTGATCACTTCAATTTTAAGACTGTCTCTGTGCTGCAAAAGATGGGCATTGCTGCCCAGATGTTTGGTCATCAGATCGATGCTGCTGTCGTTGGCATCAAACACAAATACTAATTCCACTCCACGCGCCTGCATGGCCTTAAAGTTTCTGGCGACAGGTCCTAGCAGGTGATGAGTTTTCATAAAATGCGCTAAACGATGTCGTATATGATCGAGCAGTTTTTGTATCAATTTTTTAGCAAGATTTCTAAAAATCTTACGAGAGGCAATTTTGTCTCTGAGCATGCGACGCCAGGTATTGCCATGCGTCGCCGCTTTAAAATAAAACTGGGTTGATTTAAAGGTCGCTGCTTTTTTCGTCTGTATTACGTTACCGGCACGCCAGTGAAACGTTAGCTGATTCATCAATATCAGACCGGTCACACGCGGGTCGTGTACCGCTGCCAGATACGACAGATACGCGCCAGAACATAAGCCCGCCAGCACAAAGCTGGGTTGTCCGTAAGCTTGCTGCATAAACTGCATGGCAGAGCCGATATCCTCCACGCCTTGCAATCCGTGTACATCATTTTCCTGCTCATCTGGTGTTGGTTGACTATAGCCAATGCCTCGCTTGTCATAACGCAAAACAGTAAAGCCTTGCGCAGCCAGTGTGCGCGCCATCGTCACATATAAGCGATGATTGCCGACGCGATGATTGGCACCGACATTGGTGAGGATAATGGCTGGTCGCGCAGTGTCGTTTTTGTCTTTGTCTTTGTCTTTGTTGATTCCGATATCGGTGCTGGTGGCGGTCGGGCTAGGCTGGGTAACGATGCCAACCATGCCATCAAACTGCACGATTTCTTCCTGCAATACTTGTTCGCCATGCCGGATACGACAGCGCTTGGTCAGCATGTTTGCTGAGGTAGATGTTGTATCGTTCTGCTGATCTTGTAATGAGCCTTGCTGCAACGGGATTTGCTGTATCAACCATTGGCACATTTCTGCCCAGATCGCATGCGGTACACTGGACTCATGCGCATCTTCGGTCATCATTGCGGCATAACCTGGCGTGGTAATCAGATGCATCTGATATTCATCACGCCGCCAGGTCGTCGCCAGTTTGGCCTCTTGACCAGAGATATCATCACGCGCGGCGATCATAACGGCAGCCGGTGGCGATGCCAGATTGAGGATGTTTAATTCGCTTAAAGCTGCACGCGTGCTGGCGCAAAATGTATAGCCCGTCAGCTCATCATCACTGACGCTATGTTCAGATGGTTTTGCTTCATTACTTTTATGCGCGGCGCCAACGCCACTCATGCCGCGCAAGACCATCAGTTCACGCACATAGGCTCGACCAGATATTACCGGTGCCAGCATTAGCAGCGCAGGTGAGGCTAACTCAGTTGCCAGGCCTGCTGCGAGTAAAGCGCCCATGCGCATACCAAACAAACTGATCTGCTCCACACCGGACAAGCGGCGTAGTTGTTCTGCCGCCTGACGTATATTGTGCTGCCAGGCAGCCACCCGCGCCGTATCACTCTGGGCAGAGTCACCGCAGCCATCATAATCAAAAAAACAAACCGGAAAGCCAGCCTCTGCCAATTGCATCGCCAAGTGCTTATACGAAAGATACGAGACCATATACTCATGCCCAAAGGGCGGGCAAAGTACCACGCCAGAATTGCGCATCGCTGTTTTAGGCGGGTGATACCACGCTAACAAAGGCGTATCTGCATCGCCAAACCAGAATGCCTTTGCGGCATGCTGCTCTGTATTCATTGGCGATGTTGTCGGGATGTCTGCCGCCGTAAATGCGGGTCTAAATACCGACGTATGGATTGATGTGAGCGTCGATGCGTGTGTCGATTCTGACGACGGCGCATCGGCTAGTAACTGCTTGTCTGATGTCGTCATGTGATGCTGCTTTCCAGATGGTTTCCAGCATCACGGTCGTTGGTGTTCGCAATCGAAATCGAAATCTTGCACGGACTGATGGCATTGAGCGCTGTAACTGTCCCTTGGATCTTGTCGGCACTTGCCAGATTTTTCTGGGTAATATCATTTTTGCTGAGGTGCGTCAGACGTGTCAGACGAATATGACGCTCTGTACCAGGTGCAAGGTGGAAGAAATTATCCTCTGGCTGATATCCAGTGACCTCAATTGCCAGCGACAGCGTAAGTTTTCGGGTTGAGATATGTAGCATCACATGGTCATCATCCGTCTGCACAAAATGCGCTTGTAAGCCTAGATCGCGCTCGACCGGATTACTTAACTGACCGATGCCCAATGGGAAATAGAAGGCCTCGCAATGCGCTGACGACGGTGCAGTTTGAAACCGCGCTACCGCCACATTATGTCCGGGCGGTCCAAAGCGATAGGCATAGGTGGTATCAAAAAAATGTTCCAGCATACTATCCGCACGTACCTGCATCACGCTATGTGGTGCCAGATCAATCTGGAGTTGTCCTTGCGCGATACGAGTCTCGCCATGCCGGTATAAATCGAGTGATAGTGTGCCTTGGTAAGCGACCGCGCTATCATTCACGAGATGCAGCGCAAGGCCGTTTAAACCCTCATCCGTCATTAATAGGCTTAACGGTACCATCGCTCTTTTTGCGTAGTAATAAGCGGCTTTGGGTTTGCCGCTGGCATCAATCAACCCCCAGCCGGCACCTAGCCAAAGATCACGCAAAAACCAGATCAAAGCACCGTGGCAACTTGATCCTGCACGCCGCCATTCAGCCAGAGTTTGTGCCATCACTTCGCCAGTTGTCACACGTGCCAGCGCCAGATAACGCGTCGGGTCGGCATAGCGTAAGCGCGCCGGATCGAGCTGAAATAATTGCGCCATATAGTGATCGCGCACATCCTCAAAATCCCAGCCTGTACCACTATCACGCGGTACCCGTTGCTTCCAGACTGGATGTGTACCGGGTGCTTCGCCATTTTTTAACAGTGCCTCTATCGTGCTGTCATCTGGCATATTTGAGAAGCCCAGACACTCAGAGGTAAAGCGCAGACCAGCGCGACGCGCATCCTCCAGTGGCCGTAAATAAGCACCAACGCCAAAATAATGCGCAACTCCCGCATCCAGCTGGAATGGCATGACGCCGCCGCTAGGGCTGGAGGCAATATAGGTGGCATCTGGCCGCATGGCATTACACAACTGCGGCAAACTCTCTGCAAAAAAATGATTGCGCCATAGATTTGGCGCTACACCAAGCATTGCTGCCTGTTGCTCTATCTCTGAACTGCCGCATAACACCGCGATGCACGGGGAGAGTTGTGTGCGGTCTAAAAATTGTGTCGCTTCTTGGCGGATGTTGTCAGAAAAAGCAGGATCATCCACCGGGTAATCCATATTGGCGAACATAAAATCCTGCCACACCAATAGTCCAAGTTCATCACATAGCCGGTAAAAGTCATCGCTCTCATACAACATCGTGCCGCCGACCCGCAGCATATTCATACCAGCATCGCGGGCTAATGTCAGCGTTGGTAATAGATCAGATGCATCGCCAGCGAGTGAGATCAGATCCACCGGTGTCCAGCAGGCACCGCGACAAAATACCGAGACGCCATTCACATACAGATGGAAGTCGCCATCATTTTGCCGCACCTCTATCGTCCTGAAGCCGAGCTTGCCTAAGTCAAACAGGTATTGTTGTGTCCCAATAGTGACTTCAATATGTGCCCGGTATAACGCAGGAGTGCAGGCCGGATTGCCGTGCGTATGTGGCCACCAAAGCTGCGCTTGTGCAATCTGCATCTCTCCTTGCGCCAGTAGCTGATGCATTTCATTTTCTTTTTTTGCCAGTGTGAGCGCAAGACGTTGATCGCCTAAGCATAAACTAATGGCTAAAGTAGCGCTATCAACCGACACGGACGTATTAATTTCGATTGTTGCATTGACGATACCGTCGCCATCTCGCACGCTGCTTCGGATATCGGCATGGATGATCTTGACTACGCTCGCAGCTTCGATAACCAAAGGCCGATATGGTCCGACTGGCGCAACCGGCGGCGACCATCCGGGAATACGACCAAGCAAGCTGGTGCGCAACCAGCGTAATTGCTGTTGTTCTACTAGCTTAGTGCGCCAGCGTGCGCGTGGACGCCGGATTTTTAAAGTTGCATTGACTGATTTAAAACGCAGACTGATTACGCCGTTTGTGCCGCCGCTCTGGTGTGCCTGCATGTCTACACGATATTGCCTGAACATATTGTCCGCGCTGAAGAGCAGTGCATCATTCCAGTACACATCGACCAAACTTGCCAGCCCATCAAACCGTAAACTGGCAGCTTGCGACAAACTGCATTCACAACGGAACCAGTAATCGTAATCATCATAATTGGTTGCACCGTAGGCAAATTCTTTTGCCTCACGTTGTGCCGATGCCACCGTGCCCGGTACTTGGGCGGCTTTCCAGATCAGCGCATTTAACTCAGACGGTAATACAGACGCATCTGCAAACTGGCCTGTCTCGACCTCGGCATATTGCCACTCAGCGTCCAGGATGGTTTGACCGGGATGAGTGATTTTGGCCATCAGCCGTCCACCTTACCGTTCGCCCTGGATTGCTCGCCCACAAATATCGTCAGTTGATCTATCCCGGATTGCCAGTGCTGCGCCATTTCTATCAAGCCAGGCGTCAGATCAACTGGCTTTTTACCCATGACGGCGCGGGCGGTTTTTAGCAGCAAAGTTTTAGTTGCATTTGAGATGGCTTCAAAATGCGCTGCCGCAGTGTTTAATTGTTCTGCCGCATCATCAGCCATGACTAAAGACTGCTGCAACCAGCGCAAATAACTGGCGCCGATGCTAAACCCCGCACCCAATTGCCGCAGAGTGGCAAAGGCATAGGCATGATATGCCGCCAGACCCTCGGTTTTTAAACGCTCTACATCAGCGATAAACACAGGCATAAACAGGCTGATGGGATTATGTTTTGGGCGGCGCGCCAGATGCTTTGCCAGCAAAGAGATAGAAATTATTGCCAGCGCCTG of the Undibacterium sp. 5I1 genome contains:
- a CDS encoding glycoside hydrolase family 2 protein produces the protein MAKITHPGQTILDAEWQYAEVETGQFADASVLPSELNALIWKAAQVPGTVASAQREAKEFAYGATNYDDYDYWFRCECSLSQAASLRFDGLASLVDVYWNDALLFSADNMFRQYRVDMQAHQSGGTNGVISLRFKSVNATLKIRRPRARWRTKLVEQQQLRWLRTSLLGRIPGWSPPVAPVGPYRPLVIEAASVVKIIHADIRSSVRDGDGIVNATIEINTSVSVDSATLAISLCLGDQRLALTLAKKENEMHQLLAQGEMQIAQAQLWWPHTHGNPACTPALYRAHIEVTIGTQQYLFDLGKLGFRTIEVRQNDGDFHLYVNGVSVFCRGACWTPVDLISLAGDASDLLPTLTLARDAGMNMLRVGGTMLYESDDFYRLCDELGLLVWQDFMFANMDYPVDDPAFSDNIRQEATQFLDRTQLSPCIAVLCGSSEIEQQAAMLGVAPNLWRNHFFAESLPQLCNAMRPDATYIASSPSGGVMPFQLDAGVAHYFGVGAYLRPLEDARRAGLRFTSECLGFSNMPDDSTIEALLKNGEAPGTHPVWKQRVPRDSGTGWDFEDVRDHYMAQLFQLDPARLRYADPTRYLALARVTTGEVMAQTLAEWRRAGSSCHGALIWFLRDLWLGAGWGLIDASGKPKAAYYYAKRAMVPLSLLMTDEGLNGLALHLVNDSAVAYQGTLSLDLYRHGETRIAQGQLQIDLAPHSVMQVRADSMLEHFFDTTYAYRFGPPGHNVAVARFQTAPSSAHCEAFYFPLGIGQLSNPVERDLGLQAHFVQTDDDHVMLHISTRKLTLSLAIEVTGYQPEDNFFHLAPGTERHIRLTRLTHLSKNDITQKNLASADKIQGTVTALNAISPCKISISIANTNDRDAGNHLESSIT
- the queC gene encoding 7-cyano-7-deazaguanine synthase QueC; amino-acid sequence: MNSLNDSALVLFSGGQDSTTCLAWALSRYQRVETIGFDYGQRHAIELGQRPILLEKMRGLSADWDSKLGEDHMIDLSLISQLSHTAMTEDIEIVMQENGLPNTFVPGRNLMFMMVAATLAYRRGANVLVGGMCETDFSGYPDCRDDSMKALQVALNLGMATRLKLETPLMWINKAQTWQLAEQLGGTDLVNLIRADTHTCYLGERGQLHAWGHGCGTCPACALRANGYQEYAAATA
- a CDS encoding bifunctional serine/threonine-protein kinase/universal stress protein; protein product: MPAPPAPPAPSAPSPPKSDNGPVEHAKLASSSPLHHRVLHTGMQVNGYLLEEKLHTGGMAALWRISDLQQRHPPELSGPGDIDEQDTTQPALIMKVPLLFSSEDPTAIVAFEVEQMIMPKLKGKHVPRYFGSGDFDAQPYIVMEHIAGESLRSRFDQAPPPVAEVVDIGIKIAHALQDLHRQGVIHLDIKPSNIMFRADGSAVLIDFGLSRHDKLPDLLDEEFRLPLGTGPYISPEQVLGVRNEPRSDLFALGVLLYHLATGQRPYGYPTTVNGLKKRLYRDPIPPRSHNPNIPDWLQEIILRCLEVNPAARFDTAAQLALSLQYPDQLTLTDRAAKTGQDGYLSVLKRRFQAAGSEPALPHSVTEQLSQAPIIMVALDLSNPTNASTQLADSLRNITERTLQTKQGARLACVTVRKVNRIGMDDSLIQQGQNIHVKQLVDLKHWARPLNITPDKITFHVLEAHDPATAILDYANNNDVDHIIIGSRGSSAIKRYLGSVSTQVVAESHCTVTVVKVNEK
- a CDS encoding alpha/beta fold hydrolase; translated protein: MTTSDKQLLADAPSSESTHASTLTSIHTSVFRPAFTAADIPTTSPMNTEQHAAKAFWFGDADTPLLAWYHPPKTAMRNSGVVLCPPFGHEYMVSYLSYKHLAMQLAEAGFPVCFFDYDGCGDSAQSDTARVAAWQHNIRQAAEQLRRLSGVEQISLFGMRMGALLAAGLATELASPALLMLAPVISGRAYVRELMVLRGMSGVGAAHKSNEAKPSEHSVSDDELTGYTFCASTRAALSELNILNLASPPAAVMIAARDDISGQEAKLATTWRRDEYQMHLITTPGYAAMMTEDAHESSVPHAIWAEMCQWLIQQIPLQQGSLQDQQNDTTSTSANMLTKRCRIRHGEQVLQEEIVQFDGMVGIVTQPSPTATSTDIGINKDKDKDKNDTARPAIILTNVGANHRVGNHRLYVTMARTLAAQGFTVLRYDKRGIGYSQPTPDEQENDVHGLQGVEDIGSAMQFMQQAYGQPSFVLAGLCSGAYLSYLAAVHDPRVTGLILMNQLTFHWRAGNVIQTKKAATFKSTQFYFKAATHGNTWRRMLRDKIASRKIFRNLAKKLIQKLLDHIRHRLAHFMKTHHLLGPVARNFKAMQARGVELVFVFDANDSSIDLMTKHLGSNAHLLQHRDSLKIEVIKGVDHTFTPMWSQTYLATMLAQHLAKRFP
- a CDS encoding lipopolysaccharide biosynthesis protein produces the protein MSFTKKFLSSSILSVIDQGMLSALNFAIGMLLIRLATKEDYGLYGQLYAGGLLAGLVVDSWIAGPLTTVASAVQESTRKALLRHYWIRQIWSTLLMGGLAFVIVAFIPAATHNSQPGYLLAIAFAAYVIGNGVREYGRTVGFIQSDIFAVLRQDIVYVTLVALSLLALYLTDHLGLEWIFTCLASSSIICSLLGIGRLKANTSDHSDHQNQTLSDTANETLSGAKISQVQEDLQQVIVDHQDTISGHGRWAILGVLVGWLSNYSYVYLSGAWLGVAAIADLNASRTLLMPIPLAVAAWSRIARPEASRLMAEQNWTGLRKLTLFSIAGIELVVLAYVGVMLLMLPWLEAHVIGSKYSGLDPLVMLWGAYFAINAARWVGTSWLSSGGAFRSLFYLGSVTLVLVLGITSWTIPHLGTSGAITALIAVEVFELFVVWKYILPGLQKNA
- a CDS encoding metallophosphoesterase family protein: MLLAVLTDVHANREALEAVLAHAQQQKVDQYAFLGDLIGYGADPAWVMSTVMEYAQRGAHVLMGNHDIGLLQEDRQGMNPTARQVVEWTRSQLNEAQIGFIRDLPYRIELPDILLVHANAWAPEHWEYVDGVMEAMRSMYATKAHITFCGHVHLPRLYHMTLAGKTGEFLPAPEHSIPLNKQRRWLVIPGAVGQPRDGNPAACYATFDTETLELTYYRIPYDHETTALKVIAAGLPAVLAQRLVSGN